The genomic window ccccgctgccccccggagCACGCCCGCTGCGCCCTGCGCCTGCTGCgccgcctgcccccggcccgccACGCCGTCCTGCACCACCTGGCCGGCGTCTTCGACCAGCAGGTCTGCGCCCACCTCCGCCAGCGCgaggcccccggccccggggcggccggcgggggtcccggcgcccccggcccgcctcccgccgccccgccgggggcCCTGGCCGAGGTGGTGCGGGAGGCGCGGCGGGTGCTGGCCGCCTTCGTGCGGGCCAAGCCGGCGGCCTGGGCGCCGGCGGTGGCGGCGTGGGCggtggagctgctggggcagctgagCAGCAAGTACGCGGGGCGGCACGGGGCGCGGGGGCTCAacgagctgctgcagctgtggatGGCGTGCGAGGCCACGCGGACGCTGATGGAGATCTACGCCCAGTGCCTGGCCGCCCTCATCGGCTCGTGCCCGGACGCCTGCGTGGACGCGCTGCTCGACACCTCGGTGCAGCACTCGCCCCACTTCGACTGGGTGGTGGCGCACGTCGGCGGCTCCTTCCCCGGCACCATCATCAGCCGCGTGCTCTCCTGCGGCCTCAAGGACTTCTGCGCCcacggcgaggggctgggggcggcggcgggggcggcttGGCGGCGctcgcccccggcccccggcccccggcgggGACAAGCGGGCCCCAAGCTGGCCTCGGTGGTGGGCATCCTGGGCCACCTGGCCTCGCGCCACGGCGCCAGCATCCgccaggagctgctgcggcTCTTCCACGCCAGCCTGGCGCCGGGGCAGCCGCGGGGGCCGtggccttcctgctgcagctggccctGCTCTCCCCCCGCTGCTGGGCGCCGTCTCGGCCGAGCTGGTGGACTCGCTCACCCCCCCCGTGCTGGCCCAGCTCCACCAGCGCTTCGCCCCGCTGCCCCGCGACGACCTGGAGGGGCTGGCGGGGGTCCTGGTGCGCCTGGTCTGCCAGACCTCGGCCGGCGCCCCCGCACGCTGCGCTTCCTCCTCGAcaccgccgcgccgccccccagccggccgccgccgccggtgccccgccgccgctccccgagGGGGTGCGCGAGGCCTGCGAGCGCCTGGTcgccctcctcctgctccacctGCAGAAGCTGGTGCACGgccggggggcccggccccggcgtCGGGGGAGCGGacgcctccgccgccgccgccgccccgcgccccgtcCCCTTCCtggaggcgctgcggggccACGTGCGGGAGCTGTGCCTCGAGGCGCTGCGGCTGGAGCGCAAGCGCTGCCTCTGGCTGCAccagctgctggggctcctgGCCGTCTACGCCGCCCCCACGGCGCCCCCGacgccctcttccacctcctggCGCTGGCCAAGGGCCCCGAGCAGCTCGCCCTGGCCGCCCAGCTCCACGCCGTGCTGGCCGCCAGCCTGGCCGacgtccccgccgccgccgccgccgcctgcgtCCGCCAGATCCACGCCGGCGCCTTGCCCCCGCCGCAGCTCGCCCGGCTCCTCCGCAACCTGGCGCTGGTggtcggcggcggcggcggcggttcGGGGGGTCCCCGCCCCCGGAGGACCCCCTGGGCTGCCAGCTGGGCCTTTCGCTAGCCCGGCACCTCCCGGAGCtggcccagctcctgctgcaccccgacgccgccgccgcgggggcgGCCGCCCTGCTGCTCTGCGCCCTGCCCGCGCCCCGCGGCCTGCGCCCGCTCAGCTCCACGCCGTGCTGCGCGCCGCCGTGCAccacttcttcctcctgctgcgaCGCCGACGCCCGCGACGCGCGACGCCGCCGACGGTGACGAGGACGACGCCGACGACGCCGCGGCCACCAGCCCGGCCTCGGCGCTGGCCCACGGCGCCCGGCTGCTGGAGAAGCTCTGCGGCAcggggccggcggccgcccgcgcggcgctgcagctgctggtggagggAGCGCTGCGGGGGGCAACGCCGAGCTTTTCGGGGGCGCACCCCCACGGGGACGCCCGAGGACGTCCCCGATGtcgccgccgccgtccccgccgtcgtccccgccgccgccgcctcgctgcTGGACACCAACCGGCGCTTCGCCGCCGCCGTCGACTTCCCCGGCGGCGTCTGCTCCGTCTTCCACGCCGGCGTCATCGGCGCGGGGCTCaagcccccccggcgccccccggcacccccggcacGAGGTCGCCCGCAACGCCCACGCCTTCCTCGGCCTCCTGCTGCGCTGCTGCCGCGCCGCCGACCCCGCGGCGCCCAACGCCGTCGGCCCCGAAGCCGCCCACGCCGTGGCGGCGGCGCTGGTGGAGGCCGTCTGCCCCTGGGCGGCGGCGTGCGGGGGCGAGCCGGGGTGGCCCCCAGGAGGAGCTGGCCCGCGGCACCACCCTGGAGCGGGACCTGGGCGTCCTGCGGCGCTTCCGCCAGCACCCGCTGCTCTTCCCGCTGCTGCGCGTGGCGGCCGCCGGGCGCCCGGCGGCCTTGGCCCGCTGCTGGCCGCTGCtcagggggctgctggccaCGCTGGTGGCCCACTGGGACGGGtgccgggccgccgccgccgccgcctcgccctgGCACCTGCGGGCCTCGTGCGCCCTGGTGGGCTGCCTGGCCGAGGGCGCGCTGCTGCCGCCCGTGCTGGGCAAGGCGCAGGAGCTCTTCCCCCGCCTGGCGCCCTTCGAggtgcggctgctgctgctcagcctctgGGGGTACCTGCGGGAGCAGGGGGGCCCCCCGAACGGCAGGGGGGCCCGGCGGCCTCCAAGCCCGGCAgccgccgcgccgggccgggggcgtTACGGGCAGGGAGCCGCCGGCACCCGAGGGGGATCCCGGCGGGTGCTTGGCCGCCGTGCACAGCGTGCTGCACCGCAACGTCGGcaccctgggggtgctggcggGGAGGTTCCGCACCTagggggcacccaaaggggtcttgggggggttggggggggtctgggggcacccaagggtgctgcaCCACAACATCGGcaccctgggggtgctggcggGGAGGTTCCGCACCTagggggcacccaaagggggctggggggttggggggggtcagggggcagccaaaggggtttttgggggggtctgggggcacccaaagggggtttggggggtctgggggcacccaagggtgctgcaCCGCAACGTCAGcaccctgggggtgctggcggGGAGGTTCCGCACCTagggggcacccaaaggggtcttgggggggttgggggggggtcaaggggCAGCTATGGGGGCTAAAGGGGGTCTGGGgacacccaagggtgctggcgGGGAGGTTCCGGGCCtaggggggcacccaaagggggccgggggggctgggagtacctaaagggggtttgggggcagctATAGGGGGACtaaggggggtctgggggcacccatgggtgctgcacCGCAACGTCGGcaccctgggggtgctggccgGGAGGTTCCGCACctagggggatttggggggggttgggggaggggTCAAGGGGTAGCTATGGGGGGGCTAAAGGGGTCTGGGgacacccaagggtgctggcagggaggtTCCGGGCCTagggggcacccaaagggggccggggggctgggagtacctaaagggggtttgggggcagctGTAGGGGGACtaaagggggtctgggggcacccaagggtgctgcaCATGTGTGCTGCACCGCAACGTCAGcaccctgggggtgctggtgggaggTTCCGCACCtagggggggatttgggggggctggggggctgggaggggtcaggggggcagctatgggggctaaagggggtctgggggctcccAAAGGGGGCTGCACCGCAACGTTGGcaccctgggggtgctggcggGGAGGTTCCGGACCTagggggcacccaaaggggtCTTGGAGGGGTCAGGGGGCAGCTTTGGGGGGGCTAAAGGGGTtctgggggcacccatgggtgctggtggggaggTTCCAGACCtaggggggcacccaaaggggtctggggggctgggagtacctaaagggggtctgggggcagctATAGGGGGGCTaagggtgggctgggggcacccaaagggggtttgtggggggtctgggggcacccaaaggtgcTGCACCACAACGTGGGCACCCTGGGGGCGCTGGCAGGGAGGTTCCGCACCcaggggggcacccaaaggggtcggggggggggggggggctgggggcacccaaacGTCCCTTCGGGGCTGAGCGCACAGCACCGTGCTGCCTGTAACACTTGCCTGTGTGATTGTGCCTGGTGACCCCATAATCCCATACAAAACCCGGTAATCCCATTAAAAAACCAATAATCCCATGCAACGACCCGATAATCCCGTACAAGAACCAAATAATCCCGTACAAAACGCGATAATCCCACACCACGACCTGATAATCCCGTACAAAACCCGATAATCCCATACAACGACCCAATAATCCCGTACGAAACCCGATACTCCCATAAAAAACCCGATAATCCCATACAAGAACCCGATAATCCTGTACAACGACCCGATAATCCCATACGAAACCCGATAATCCCATACAAGAACCCGATAATCCTGTACAAAACCCGATAATCCCATACAAGAACCCGATAATCCCATACAAAACCCGATAATCCCGTACAAGAACCCGATAATCCCGTACAACGACCCGATAATCCCGTACAAAACCCGATAATCCCGTACAACGACCCGATAATCCCGTACAAGAACCCGATAATCCCATAAAACGAGCCCATAAATGATCTGAGCATTCCGCCTCCGTCTGTGGGGTCCGTACGGGGACGGGTCCCGGCTCTGAGCCCCTcgggggtgggggcacccaaaggggggggggcggggctgggggcacccaaatGGCCCCCAAGTGGCtcctgggggcacccaaagggcTCCAGGTGGCACCCGGTGGCACCTAAGGGCACCCAGATGTCACCTAAGGGCACCCGGtgccacccaagggtgcccggTGGCAGTGACCTAAGGGCACGCGGAGCTGCCCGGTGTCACCCGGTGTCACCCAGCGCCACCTCTCATCACCCGGAGTCACCCAAGGGTGCCCGGTGTCACCCGGTGCCACCTAATGACACCCGGTGTCACCTAAGGTCATCCAGTGGCACCCGGTGTCACCCAGCGTCACCTAATGACACCCAGTgtgtcccagtgccacccagtgcCACCTCTCACCGCCCGGTgtcacccagtgccacccaagGGCGCCCGGTGGCAGGTGCCTAAGGGCACGCGGAGCCGCCCGGTGTCACCTAACGGCACCCAGTGGCACCCAGTGGCACCTAACGGCACCCGGTGTCACCCAAGGGTGCCCGGTGTCACCTGGTGCCACCTAATGACACCCGGGGTCACCTAAGGTCACCCAGTGGCACCCGGGGTCACCTAAGGTCACCCAGTGCCACCTCCCATCACCCGGTGTCACCCGGTGTCACCCAAGGGCGCCCGGTGGCACCCAGGAGCCGTCACCCTGgtgtcccccggtgtcccccagtgtccACCAGTGTCTCCCAGTgttccccagtgtcccccccccccgtctgtcccccggtgtccccggggCCGTCCCCGTCCCAGTAAAGGGGTCCCGGTGGTGCCcggaggggtcccgggggggtttAATGGGGTCCGGGGGTCCCCGTGAGCTCGGGAGGGGTCCCGGCTgagcccgggggggtccccggtgAGGCGGGGAGGCCTCGGTGCtgcccggggggtcccggggggtttGATGGGGCCCTGGGgtgggtcccgggggtccccgtgagcccgggggggtcccgctgaggctgggggggggcctggggggggcccggtgctccccggggggctccgccTCCGTCCCGCCCTCCCCCCGTCAATCACGCCCGGCCGCCCAATCACCGCGCGCCTCCCGCCCgctggccccgccccgccgcccgggcagcgccgcgcATGCGCACTCCCCCTCCACGCCGTAGAAGGCGGGGCTAGCGGCGGGCGCCGACCAATCGGAGCCGAGCGGGG from Anser cygnoides isolate HZ-2024a breed goose chromosome W, Taihu_goose_T2T_genome, whole genome shotgun sequence includes these protein-coding regions:
- the LOC136788562 gene encoding LOW QUALITY PROTEIN: integrator complex subunit 5-like (The sequence of the model RefSeq protein was modified relative to this genomic sequence to represent the inferred CDS: inserted 8 bases in 6 codons; deleted 8 bases in 5 codons) is translated as MSALCDPRAPPAPGRPSAPSPQELAQEVKAFLSGSDPAQGTPLPPXEHARCALRLLRRLPPARHAVLHHLAGVFDQQVCAHLRQREAPGPGAAGGGPGAPGPPPAAPPGALAEVVREARRVLAAFVRAKPAAWAPAVAAWAVELLGQLSSKYAGRHGARGLNELLQLWMACEATRTLMEIYAQCLAALIGSCPDACVDALLDTSVQHSPHFDWVVAHVGGSFPGTIISRVLSCGLKDFCAHGEGLGAAAGAAWRRSPPAPGPRRGQAGPKLASVVGILGHLASRHGASIRQELLRLFHASLAPGQXAGAVAFLLQLALLSPXLLGAVSAELVDSLTPPVLAQLHQRFAPLPRDDLEGLAGVLVRLVCQTSAGAXRTLRFLLDTAAPPQPAAAAGAPPPLPEGVREACERLVALLLLHLQKLVHGRGARPASGERTPPPPPPPRAVPFLEALRGHVRELCLEALRLERKRCLWLHQLLGLLAVYXRPHGAPDALFHLLALAKGPEQLALAAQLHAVLAASLADVPAAAAAACVRQIHAGALPPPQLARLLRNLALVVGGGGGGSGGPRPRRTPWAASWAFRYPPAATPTPATRDAADGDEDDADDAAATSPASALAHGARLLEKLCGTGPAAARAALQLLVEGALRGATPSFSGRTPTGTPEDVPDVAAAVPAVVPAAAASLLDTNRRFAAAVDFPGGVCSVFHAGVIGAGLKPPRXAPRHPRHEVARNAHAFLGLLLRCCRAADPAAPNAVGPEAAHAVAAALVEAVCPWAAACGGEPGWPPEELARGTTLERDLGVLRRFRQHPLLFPLLRVAAAGRPAALARCWPLLRGLLATLVAHWDGCRAAAAAASPWHLRASCALVGCLAEGALLPPVLGKAQELFPRLAPFEVRLLLLSLWGYLREQGGPPNGRGARRPPSPAAAAPGRGRYGQGAAGTRGGSRRVLGRRAQRAAPQRRHPGGAGGEVPHLGGTQRGLGGNPIIPYNDPIIPYKTR